One window of Misgurnus anguillicaudatus chromosome 13, ASM2758022v2, whole genome shotgun sequence genomic DNA carries:
- the slc39a5 gene encoding zinc transporter ZIP5: MKMSFKLELYCISFVIIAPIILGTHANNGHIHKPRMLNQSAQAKSTQEHLEEAFEEQGYYLQRLFLHYGENGTLTYEGLQKLLGSLGLGEVSVLEIQHGGVKHSSPALPHSHLHEDQHHPQPTNSPPFIESPHIESEVSGSSGEWHHSKSDYFPYPGLRQRPEKTISLPSKHPTEKHFHGNCLNVTQLLWNFGLGQAAHITPAHFTFICPALLYQIDSGVCLRHTEVNGQDNRTSQGFLRALGWASLALLVISLPSLFALGLAPLLRPSSLQTFLCPMAGMAVGTLCGDALLHLLPHAIFSEHNEPQDAVLKGLSVLGGLYLLFVFESLLRLKQHFKKRKPDAESGRELDALNGTTSTNQNESLETGHGHSHEQPVSGQMGIKSMAWMVVMGDGIHNLTDGLAIGVAFSQSLTGGLSTTIAVFCHELPHELGDLAVLLAAGWPVRRLAVFSVISALLGFVGVSIGTALGNQYAAHSPWILTITAGVFLYVALADMMPEMLHGDAGSQSPLTRFLLQSLGLLIGGAIMLCIALFEDHIAVSLGDL, translated from the exons ATGAAAATGAGCTTCAAACTCGAGCTTTACTGTATCAGTTTTGTAATAATCGCACCCATCATATTGGGAACTCATGCCAATAATGGCCATATCCACAAACCCAGGATGTTGAACCAAAGTGCACAAGCCAAATCTACCCAGGAACACCTAGAGGAAGCTTTTGAAGAACAG GGCTACTACTTGCAACGCCTGTTCCTGCATTATGGGGAAAATGGGACTCTGACCTATGAGGGTCTGCAGAAGCTACTGGGCAGTTTGGGTTTGGGAGAGGTCAGCGTGTTAGAGATTCAGCATGGTGGAGTGAAGCATTCTTCTCCAGCTTTACCCCATTCCCACTTACACGAAGACCAACATCATCCTCAGCCTACAAACTCACCACCATTCATAGAAAG TCCTCATATTGAATCAGAGGTTAGTGGATCTTCTGGAGAATGGCATCACTCGAAATCTGACTATTTCCCATACCCCGGCCTGAGACAGAGACCTGAAAAAACTATCTCGTTGCCATCAAAGCACCCAACAGAGAAACACTTTCATGGGAAT TGTCTGAATGTAACCCAGCTCCTGTGGAACTTTGGGCTCGGCCAAGCAGCCCATATCACTCCTGCCCACTTTACCTTCATCTGCCCTGCTCTCCTCTACCAGATTGACAGCGGGGTTTGTCTGCGACACACTGAGGTCAATGGACAGGACAACAGAACCAGTCAAGGTTTCCTCAGAG CACTAGGATGGGCTTCTCTGGCACTTCTTGTGATCAGTCTGCCCTCCTTGTTCGCCTTGGGATTGGCACCTCTGCTTCGCCCTTCCAGCCTGCAGACGTTCCTCTGCCCGATGGCTGGCATGGCAGTGGGTACGCTTTGTGGAGACGCTCTCCTCCACCTTCTGCCCCAT GCCATCTTCAGTGAGCACAATGAACCTCAGGATGCTGTTTTAAAGGGTCTGAGTGTGCTGGGGGGACTTTATCTTCTTTTTGTGTTTGAGAGTCTTTTGAGGCTTAAGCAACATTTCAAG AAAAGGAAACCTGATGCTGAATCTGGAAGAGAGTTGGATGCACTAAATG GTACTacatcaaccaatcagaacgaGAGTTTAGAGACTGGGCACGGGCATTCTCATGAGCAGCCTGTGTCAGGGCAGATGGGGATCAAAAGCATGGCATGGATGGTGGTCATGGGAGATGGGATACACAACCTTACTGATGGACTAGCTATTG GTGTTGCATTTTCTCAGAGCCTGACTGGTGGACTCAGCACCACAATTGCTGTTTTCTGCCACGAGTTACCTCATGAGCTAG GTGATTTGGCAGTGCTGCTGGCTGCCGGCTGGCCCGTGCGCAGACTGGCTGTGTTCAGTGTCATCTCTGCCCTGCTGGGATTTGTTGGTGTGTCAATAGGAACAGCACTGGGAAACCAGTATGCAGCGCACTCTCCATGGATTCTCACCATTACGGCTGGGGTCTTCCTATATGTTGCTCTTGCTGACATG ATGCCTGAAATGCTTCATGGTGATGCTGGATCTCAAAGTCCTCTAACGCGATTCCTCCTGCAAAGCCTGGGCCTGCTGATAGGGGGTGCCATCATGCTTTGCATTGCCTTATTTGAGGACCACATTGCTGTCAGCCTGGGAGATTTATGA